From the genome of Biomphalaria glabrata chromosome 1, xgBioGlab47.1, whole genome shotgun sequence, one region includes:
- the LOC106064645 gene encoding acetylcholine receptor subunit beta-like 1 yields the protein MGQSFSLKFLMCQCLWLLFLWLIAMTFDTVTSEMDERAEHEQKLVYDLFEKNGYNPLIRPVIHENDSLEIEFNLALSQIINVDEVNQVMKTNVWLQIYWRDYQLGWDPATYGNIDSIRIKPEKVWVPDFVLFNNADGNYEVTYKSNCVLYHDSKINWIPPAIYHSSCSIDVMYFPFDQQKCEMKFGSWTHKGNALKYTFYLNMNKLDLTDYLKSGSWDIIDCPGKIVTIKDKVTGDVKELIIFEFVLRRKTLFYTVNLIIPCVLISFVSICVFALPADAGEKITLCISVLLALVVFLLLVSKILPPSLTIPLIAKYLLFTFIMNLIAIFSTVVIINRNYRTPRTHTMPYWIRVVFLRELPRFLLIKRPEHMKRWQEKTLSPPPSFNSSPDPRRIAIPLPRRNEVLELSEVHHPHCRLGSLGRKGDRNGSQGCSSGDTYIGRPAQVPDDNAGGGEADDGNESLEFKMTPEIHKTVEAVKFIYLHLKQEEEYETVLEDWKYVARVLDRLLLIVFLLVTLIGTASILLNAPHILEYVDQDKIIQNVMDYIAKAKQQT from the exons CGGAACACGAACAGAAGTTGGTCTACGACTTATTTGAGAAGAATGGCTACAACCCCTTGATACGACCGGTCATCCACGAAAACGATTCCTTGGAAATTGAGTTCAACCTGGCCCTTAGCCAGATCATCAACGTG GATGAAGTCAATCAAGTTATGAAGACCAACGTCTGGCTGCAAATT TATTGGCGGGACTACCAGCTTGGTTGGGACCCAGCTACATACGGGAACATAGACTCTATACGGATAAAACCAGAGAAAGTCTGGGTGcctgattttgttttgttcaacaa TGCTGATGGCAACTATGAGGTGACCTATAAATCTAACTGTGTCCTGTATCATGACTCTAAAATAAATTGGATTCCTCCGGCCATCTACCACAGCTCATGCTCCATTGACGTCATGTACTTCCCGTTCGACCAGCAAAAGTGCGAGATGAAGTTTGGCTCTTGGACACACAAGGGTAACGCCCTGAAGTACACCTTCTATCTCAACATGAACAAGCTGGATCTGACGGATTACCTCAAGAGCGGCAGCTGGGACATCATCGACTGCCCTGGCAAGATTGTCACCATCAAGGATAAGGTCACTGGAGATGTGAAGGAGCTTATCATCTTTGAGTTCGTCCTGAGACGGAAGACGCTCTTTTATACAGTCAATCTGATCATCCCCTGCGTACTCATCTCTTTTGTCAGCATCTGCGTGTTTGCTCTTCCAGCTGATGCTGGAGAGAAGATCACTTTGTGTATTTCAGTTCTTCTAGCTTTGGTAGTCTTCCTGCTGCTAGTCTCCAAGATCCTTCCTCCATCTCTGACCATACCCCTCATCGCCAAGTACCTCCTCTTCACGTTCATCATGAACCTCATCGCTATCTTCTCCACAGTGGTCATCATCAACAGAAACTATAGGACTCCCAGGACCCACACAATGCCGTACTGGATAAGGGTCGTGTTTCTCCGAGAGCTTCCCAGGTTTCTTCTCATCAAACGCCCGGAGCATATGAAGCGTTGGCAGGAAAAGACGCTCTCACCCCCGCCTTCTTTTAACTCCTCCCCTGATCCCAGGAGAATCGCTATCCCTTTGCCACGCAGGAACGAAGTTCTTGAGCTGAGTGAGGTCCACCACCCTCACTGCAGGCTGGGATCTCTGGGCCGCAAGGGGGATAGAAACGGCTCTCAGGGGTGCAGCAGTGGGGATACTTACATCGGCAGACCAGCACAAGTGCCTGATGACAACGCAGGAGGTGGGGAAGCTGACGACGGAAACGAGTCCCTGGAGTTTAAGATGACGCCAGAGATACACAAGACAGTGGAGGCAGTGAAATTCATTTATCTACATCTAAAACAAGAAGAAGAATATGAAACG GTCCTAGAGGACTGGAAATACGTGGCCAGGGTGCTGGACAGACTACTCCTCATCGTGTTTCTTTTGGTCACTCTGATCGGCACTGCCAGCATTCTACTGAACGCACCTCACATACTGGAATATGTTGACCAGGACAAGATCATTCAGAATGTTATGGACTATATAGCAAAAGCCAAACAGCAGACGTAG